A stretch of Triticum aestivum cultivar Chinese Spring chromosome 1D, IWGSC CS RefSeq v2.1, whole genome shotgun sequence DNA encodes these proteins:
- the LOC123176785 gene encoding WRKY transcription factor 28, whose protein sequence is MSGASHDQHRRHLSGDFQFHDELASLFAQRPADAASPSPMMQMQPPQTPWFFADYLQTPGMDYDDAFGRDFIGSPAGGGGGGEEVKREMLASDGAAGAVVVPGGGPGGTAHSVSVSSTSSEAGVGGGAGAVEDEAGKCKQEEGEGDDESKEAAADGEADKTKKGAAKGKGAAKVKGEKRPRQARFAFMTKSEVDHLEDGYRWRKYGQKAVKNSPFPRSYYRCTTQKCPVKKRVERSFQDAAVVITTYEGKHTHPIPATLRGANHLLAAHAHAHGGHGLIHPGMFRMPAPPGAFRPGDALGSFLQQQHAAMQHQQQVAAAGMAMRQANAMASSHMQAPPADRGLATAMTGGTTGNNTHTVSSSSGADPLRMEHLMAQDYGLLQDMLMPPSFAHSDNSNNNPHNRH, encoded by the exons atgtcgGGCGCGAGCCATGACCAGCACCGCCGCCACCTGTCCGGCGACTTCCAGTTCCACGACGAGCTGGCCTCGCTCTTCGCGCAGCGGCCGGCCgacgccgcctcgccgtcgcccatgATGCAGATGCAGCCGCCGCAGACGCCCTGGTTCTTCGCCGACTACCTGCAGACGCCGGGGATGGACTACGACGACGCCTTCGGCAGGGACTTCATCGGCTcgccggccggaggcggcggcggcggcgaggaggtcaAGAGGGAGATGCTGGCGAGCGACGGTGCCGCCGGCGCTGTTGTTGTGCCTGGAGGCGGGCCGGGCGGGACGGCGCACAGCGTGTCGGTGTCGTCCACGTCGAGCGAGgccggtgtcggcggcggcgccggcgcggtgGAGGACGAGGCCGGGAAGTGCAAGCAGGAGGAGGGCGAAGGCGACGACGAGAGCAAGGAGGCGGCGGCCGATGGAGAGGCGGACAAGACCAAGAAAGG GGCGGCGAAGGGGAAAGGGGCCGCCAAGGTCAAGGGGGAGAAGCGGCCGCGGCAGGCGCGGTTCGCGTTCATGACCAAGAGCGAGGTTGACCATCTGGAGGATGGATACCGCTGGCGCAAGTACGGCCAGAAGGCCGTCAAGAACAGCCCCTTCCCAAG GAGCTACTACCGGTGCACGACGCAGAAGTGCCCGGTGAAGAAGCGGGTGGAGCGGTCGTTCCAGGACGCCGCCGTGGTGATCACCACCTACGAGGGCAAGCACACCCACCCCATCCCGGCCACGCTCCGCGGCGCCAACCACCTGCTCGCCGCGCACGCCCACGCGCACGGCGGCCACGGGCTCATCCACCCCGGCATGTTCCGGATGCCGGCGCCGCCCGGCGCCTTCCGTCCCGGCGACGCGCTCGGCAGCTTCCTGCAGCAGCAGCACGCGGCCATGCAGCACCAGCAGCAAGTCGCCGCGGCGGGGATGGCGATGCGGCAGGCGAACGCCATGGCGAGCAGCCACATGCAGGCGCCTCCTGCTGATCGTGGCCTGGCCACCGCCATGACCGGTGGTACCACGGGGAACAATACCCACACTGTCAGCAGCAGTAGTGGTGCCGATCCGCTGCGGATGGAGCACCTGATGGCGCAGGACTACGGCCTGCTCCAGGACATGCTCATGCCGCCGTCCTTCGCCCACAGCGACAACAGCAATAACAACCCCCACAACCGCCATTGA